The following proteins are co-located in the Callithrix jacchus isolate 240 chromosome 10, calJac240_pri, whole genome shotgun sequence genome:
- the ATG2A gene encoding autophagy-related protein 2 homolog A isoform X2, protein MSRWLWPWSNCVKERVCRYLLHHYLGHFFQEQLSLDQLSLDLYKGSVALRDIHLEIWSVNEVLESMESPLELVEGFVGSIEVAVPWAALLTDHCTVRVSGLQLTLQPRRGPAPGAADSQSWASCMTTSLQLAQECLRDGLPEPSEPPQPLEGLEMFAQTIETVLRRIKVTFLDTVVRVEHSAGDAERGVAVEVRVQRLEYCDEAVRDPSQAPPVDVHQPPAFLHKLLQLAGVRLHYEELPAQEEPPEHPLQIGSCSGYMELMVKLKQNEAFPGPKLEVVGQLGSLHLLLTPRQLQQLQELLSAVSLTDHEGLADKLNKSRPLGAEDLWLIEQDLNQQLQAGVVAEPLSPDPLTNPLLNLDSTDLFFSMAGLTSSVASGLSELSLSDIDLASSVHSDMASRRLSAQAHPSGKMATTPLPDTMRPDSLLKMTLGGVTLTLLQTSAPSSGPPDLATHFFTEFDATKDGPFGSRDFHHLRPRFQRACPCSHVRLTGTAVQLSWELRTGARGRRTTSTEARFGQLEVLECLWPRGTSEPEYTEILSFPSTLGSQASARPCAHLRHTQTLRRVPKSRPRRSVACRCHSELALDLATFQADVELGALDRLAALLCLATIPAEPPASLLTEPLPAMEQQTVFRLSAPRATLRLRFPIADLRPERDPWAGQAVRAEQLRLELSEPQFRSELSSGPGPPVPTRLELTCSDLHGIYEDGEKPPVPCLRVSKAPDPKSSGRKYFLPQVVVTVNPQSSSTQWEVAPEKGEELELSAESPCELREPEPSPFSSKRTMYETEEMVIPGDPEEMRTFQSRTLALSRCSLEVILPSAHIFLPSKEVYESIYNRINNDLLMWEPADLLPIPDPAAQPSGFPGPSGFWHDNFKMCKSAFRLDSDSDDEDARFFSVGASGGPQPPAPEAPSLHLQSTFSTVVTVLKGRITALCETKDEGGRRLEAAHGELVLDVEHGTLFSVSQYRGQPGLGYFCLEAEKATLYHQAAVDDYQLPSHLDLPSFAPPAQLAPTIYPSEEGVTERGASGRKGQGRGAHMLSTAVRIHLDPHRNVKEFLVTLQLHKATLRHYMALPEQSWHSQLLEFLDVLDDPVLGYLPPTVITILHTHLFSCAVDYRPLYLPVRVLFTAETFTLSSNIVMDTSTFLLRFILDDSALYLSDKCEVETLDLRRDYVCVLDVDLLELVIKTWKGSTEGKLSQPLFELRCSNNVVHVHSCADSCALLVNLLQYVMSAGDLHPPPRPPSPTEIAGQKLSESPASLTSCPPVETALINQRDLADALLDTERSLRELAQPSGDPLPQASPVSVYLFPGERSGAPPPSPPAGGPAGSLGSCSEENEDEREEEGDGDTLDSDEFCILDAPGLGIPPRDGEPVVTQLHPGPIVVRDGYFSRPIGSTDLLRAPAHFPVPSTRVVLREVSLIWHLYGGRDFGPHPGHRARAGLSGPRGSPSRCSGPNRPQNSWRTQGGSGRQHHVLMEIQLSKVSFQHEVYPAESATGPAAPGQALEERPLSRQVFIVQELEVRDRLASSQINKFLYLHTSERMPRRAHANMLTIKALHVAPTTSLGGPECCLRVSLMPLRLNVDQDALFFLKDFFTSLVAGINPMVPGETSAEARPETGTQPSSSPEGQAEDLEASSSREAPGGGHSPSPADQQPIYFREFRFTSEVPIWLDYHGKHVTMDQVGTFAGLLIGLAQLNCSELKLKRLCCRHGLLGVDKVLGYALNEWLQDIRKNQLPGLLGGVGPMHSVVQLFQGFRDLLWLPIEQYRKDGRLMRGLQRGAASFGSSTASAALELSNRLVQAIQATAETVYDILSPAAPISRSLQDKRSARRLRKGQQPADLREGVAKAYDTVREGILDTAQTICDVASRGHEQKGLTGAVGGVIRQLPPTVVKPLILATEATSSLLGGMRNQIVPDAHKDHALKWRSDSAQD, encoded by the exons ATGTCACGATGGCTGTGGCCATGGTCAAACTGTGTGAAAGAGCGGGTTTGCCGCTACTTGCTGCACCACTACTTAGGTCACTTCTTCCAAGAGCAACTCAGCCTGGACCAGCTCAGCCTCGATCTGTACAAGGGCAGCGTTGCCTTGCGGGACATCCACCTGGAAATCTGG TCTGTGAACGAGGTGTTGGAGTCCATGGAGTCGCCGCTGGAGCTGGTGGAAGGCTTTGTGGGCTCCATCGAGGTGGCCGTGCCCTGGGCGGCTCTGCTCACCGACCACTGCACAGTGCGCGTGTCCGGCCTCCAGCTCACCTTGCAGCCCCGCCGGGGTCCAG CCCCAGGGGCTGCCGACTCACAGAGCTGGGCCTCATGCATGACCACAAGCCTGCAGCTGGCCCAAGAGTGTCTGCGGGATGGGCTGCCAGAGCCGTCTGAGCCACCACAGCCCCTGGAGGGGCTGGAGATGTTTGCCCAGACCATTGAGACTG TGCTGCGGAGGATCAAAGTGACCTTCCTGGACACTGTTGTGCGGGTGGAGCACTCTGCGGGTGATGCGGAGCGTGGTGTGGCCGTGGAGGTCCGTGTGCAGAG ACTGGAGTACTGTGACGAGGCGGTGCGGGACCCAAGCCAGGCGCCGCCAGTGGACGTTCATCAGCCACCGGCCTTTCTGCACAAGCTGCTGCAGCTGGCAGGGGTGCGCCTGCACTACGAGGAGCTCCCCGCACAG GAAGAGCCTCCAGAGCACCCCTTGCAGATTGGCAGCTGCTCAGGGTACATGGAGCTGATGGTGAAGCTGAAGCAAAACGAGGCCTTCCCCGGCCCTAAG TTGGAGGTGGTGGGACAGCTGGGTTCCCTGCACCTGCTCCTGACCCCGAGGCAGCTCCAGCAACTTCAGGAACTGCTCAGTGCTGTGAGCCTTACAG ACCACGAGGGCCTGGCTGACAAGCTGAACAAGAGCCGCCCCCTAGGTGCCGAAGACCTGTGGCTGATTGAGCAGGACCTGAACCAGCAGCTACAGGCAGGGGTGGTGGCTGAGCCCCTCAGCCCAGACCCCCTTACCAACCCCCTTCTCAACCTGGATAGCACTG ACCTCTTCTTCTCCATGGCTGGCCTCACAAGCAGTGTGGCCTCAGGCCTCTCGGAGCTCTCCCTCTCCGATATAGACCTGGCTTCCTCTGTGCACAGTGACATGGCCTCTCGCCGGCTCTCTGCCCAGGCCCACCCATCTG GCAAGATGGCCACCACTCCCCTCCCGGACACCATGCGCCCTGACTCGCTGCTGAAAATGACTTTGGGGGGTGTGACCCTGACCTTGCTTCAGACCTCTGCCCCGTCTTCTGGACCACCTGACCTCGCCACGCACTTTTTCACCGAGTTTGATGCTACCAAGGATGGGCCTTTCGGTTCCCGAGACTTCCACCACCTTCGACCACGTTTCCAGAGGGCCTGTCCCTGTAGCCATGTTCG GCTAACGGGCACAGCCGTGCAGCTGTCCTGGGAGCTGCGGACCGGCGCCCGGGGCCGGAGGACAACCAGCACAGAAGCGCGCTTTGGGCAGCTTGAGGTGCTGGAGTGTCTGTGGCCCAGGGGCACCTCAGAGCCTGAGTACACGGAG ATCCTGAGCTTTCCCAGTACCTTGGGCTCCCAGGCCTCAGCTCGACCTTGCGCTCATCTACGCCACACACAGACCCTGCGCCGTGTGCCTAAG AGCCGACCCCGGCGCTCAGTTGCCTGCCGTTGCCACTCAGAACTGGCCCTGGACCTGGCCACCTTCCAGGCGGACGTGGAACTGGGGGCCCTGGACCGGCTGGCTGCcctgctgtgcctggccaccatACCTGCCGAGCCACCAGCCAGCCTGCTG ACAGAGCCGCTGCCGGCGATGGAGCAGCAGACGGTGTTTCGGCTCTCGGCACCCCGGGCCACACTGCGGCTGCGCTTCCCCATTGCCGACCTGCGGCCCGAGAGGGACCCTTGGGCGGGCCAGGCTGTGCGGGCTGAGCAGCTTCGGCTGGAGCTGAGTGAGCCCCAGTTCCGGTCAGAGCTTAGCAGTGGGCCTGGTCCCCCAGTCCCCACCCGCCTGGAACTCACCTGCTCTGACCTACATG GTATCTACGAAGATGGAGAGAAGCCACCTGTTCCCTGCCTGCGTGTCTCCAAAGCCCCGGACCCCAAGAGCAGTGGGCGCAAGTACTTCCTGCCCCA GGTAGTGGTGACCGTGAACCCCCAGTCCAGCAGCACTCAGTGGGAGGTGGCCCCggagaagggagaggagctgGAGCTGTCGGCGGAAAGTCCATGTGAGCTGCGGGAACCTGAGCCCTCGCCCTTCTCCTCTAAGAGGACTATGTACGAGACAGAGGAG ATGGTGATCCCTGGAGACCCCGAGGAGATGAGAACGTTCCAGAGCCGGACCCTGGCACTGTCCCGCTGCAGCTTGGAAGTGATCCTGCCCAGTGCCCACATCtttctgcccagcaaggaggtctATGAGAGCATCTACAACAG GATCAACAATGACCTGCTCATGTGGGAGCCCGCAGACCTGCTGCCCATCCCCGACCCCGCTGCCCAGCCCTCTGGCTTCCCTGGCCCCTCAGGCTTCTGGCATGACAATTTCAAGATGTGCAAATCAGCCTTCAGGCTGG ACTCGGACTCGGATGATGAAGATGCCCGCTTCTTCTCAGTGGGGGCATCAGGCGGCCCGCAGCCCCCTGCCCCTGAGGCCCCAAGTCTTCACTTGCAAAGCACCTTCTCAACAGTGGTGACAGTGCTGAAGGGGCGGATCACAGCCCTCTGTGAGACCAAG GATGAGGGTGGGAGGCGGCTAGAGGCTGCGCATGGGGAGCTGGTGCTGGACGTGGAGCACGGCACCCTCTTCAGCGTCTCCCAGTACCGTGGCCAGCCAGGACTCGGCTACTTCTGCCTGGAAGCTGAAAAGGCAACACTCTACCACCAAG CGGCCGTGGATGACTACCAGCTGCCCAGTCACCTGGACCTGCCCAGTTTCGCTCCCCCGGCTCAGCTGGCCCCAACCATCTACCCATCGGAGGAAGGGGTGACTGAGCGGGGAGCCTCGGGCCGCAAGGGCCAGGGCCGTGGCGCCCACATGCTGTCTACTGCTGTGCGCATTCACCTGGACCCCCACAGGAATGTGAAG GAGTTCCTGGTGACACTGCAGTTACACAAAGCCACCCTGCGCCACTACATGGCCCTGCCCGAGCAGAGCTGGCATTCCCAG TTGTTGGAGTTCCTAGATGTGCTAGATGACCCCGTGCTGGGCTACCTCCCCCCGACGGTCATCACCATCCTGCACACACACCTGTTCTCCTGTGCTGTGGACTATAG GCCACTCTACCTCCCTGTGCGCGTCCTCTTCACTGCGGAGACCTTCACCCTCTCCAGCAATATCGTCATGGACACGTCCACCTTCCTGCTCAG GTTCATCCTCGATGACTCCGCTTTGTACCTGTCCGACAAGTGTGAGGTGGAGACCCTGGACCTGCGGCGAG ATTATGTCTGTGTCTTGGATGTTGATCTCTTGGAACTTGTGATTAAAACCTGGAAAGGGAGCACTGAGGGCAAACTG AGCCAGCCGCTGTTCGAGCTGCGCTGCTCCAACAATGTGGTGCACGTGCACAGCTGTGCCGACTCCTGTGCCCTGCTGGTCAACCTGCTCCAGTATGTAATGAGCGCGGGCGACCTGCACCCCCCACCCCGGCCCCCCAGCCCCACGGAGATCGCCGGCCAGAAG CTCTCAGAGAGCCCTGCCTCCCTGACCTCGTGCCCCCCGGTGGAGACGGCCCTCATCAACCAGCGAGACCTGGCCGACGCCCTCCTGGACACTGAACGCAGCCTGCGGGAGCTGGCCCAGCCTTCAG GTGACCCCCTCCCTCAGGCCTCGCCCGTCTCGGTCTACCTATTCCCAGGCGAACGGAGTGGGGCCCCACCCCCTTCACCACCTGCCGGGGGCCCTGCTGGCAGCTTAGGGTCATGCTCAGAGGAGAATGAAGATGAAAGGGAAGAGGAGGGTGATGGAGACACCCTGGACAGTGACGAGTTCTGCATCCTTGATGCTCCCGGCCTGGGCATCCCG cctcgagACGGCGAGCCTGTGGTGACCCAGCTGCATCCCGGCCCCATCGTTGTGCGGGACGGTTACTTCTCACGGCCAATCGGCAGCACAGACCTGCTGCGGGCACCTGCCCACTTCCCAGTGCCCAGCACTCGTGTGGTGCTACGTGAGGTCTCCCTCATCTGGCACCTCTACGGGGGCCGAGACTTTGGCCCCCATCCTGGCCACAG GGCAAGAGCTGGCCTCTCAGGCCCCAGGGGCTCCCCTTCCCGCTGCTCTGGCCCCAACCGGCCCCAGAACTCATGGCGAACACAGGGGGGCAGCGGGCGGCAGCACCACGTCCTCATGGAGATCCAGCTCAGCAAG GTAAGCTTCCAGCACGAGGTATACCCGGCAGAGTCAGCCACAGGCCCGGCGGCCCCCGGCCAGGCGCTAGAGGAGCGGCCGCTGTCCCGCCAGGTGTTCATTGTGCAGGAGCTTGAGGTCCGAGACCGGCTTGCCTCCTCCCAGATCAACAAGTTCCTGTACCTGCACACGAGTGAGCGGATGCCGCGGCGTGCCCACGCTAACATG CTCACCATCAAAGCGCTGCACGTGGCCCCCACCACCAGCCTGGGTGGGCCTGAGTGCTGTCTCCGTGTCTCGCTGATGCCCCTGCGGCTCAACGTGGACCAG GACGCCCTCTTCTTCCTCAAGGACTTCTTCACTAGCCTGGTGGCCGGCATCAACCCCATGGTCCCAGGGGAGACATCTGCTGAGG CTCGTCCCGAAACTGGAACCCAGCCCAGCAGCTCCCCGGAAGGACAGGCTGAGGACTTAGAGGCCTCCAGCTCGCGGGAAGCCCCAGGTGGTGGACATAGCCCCTCCCCTGCTGACCAGCAGCCCATCTACTTCAG AGAGTTCCGCTTCACGTCCGAGGTGCCCATCTGGCTGGATTACCACGGCAAGCACGTCACGATGGACCAAGTG ggcACTTTCGCTGGCCTCCTTATCGGCCTGGCCCAGCTCAACTGCTCTGAGCTGAAACTGAAGCGGCTCTGTTGCAGGCACGG GCTTCTGGGTGTGGACAAGGTGCTGGGCTATGCCCTCAACGAGTGGCTGCAGGACATCCGCAAGAACCAGCTGCccggcctgctgggaggtgtggGCCCCATGCACTCAGTTGTCCAGCTCT TCCAAGGGTTCCGGGACCTGCTGTGGCTGCCCATTGAGCAGTACAGGAAGGATGGCCGCCTCATGCGGGGGCTGCAGCGAGGGGCTGCCTCCTTTGGCTCATCCACGGCCTCTGCCGCCCTGGAACTCAGCAACCGGTTGGTACAGGCTATCCAG GCCACAGCAGAGACCGTGTATGACATCCTGTCGCCAGCAGCCCCCATCTCCCGCTCCCTGCAGGACAAGCGCTCTGCACGGAGGCTGCGTAAGGGCCAGCAACCTGCCGACCTACGGGAGGGTGTGGCCAAGGCCTACGACACAGTGCGAGAG GGCATCCTGGACACAGCTCAGACGATATGTGACGTGGCATCACGGGGCCATGAACAGAAGGGGCTGACGGGTGCTGTGGGGGGCGTGATCCGCCAGCTGCCCCCAACAGTGGTGAAGCCGCTCATCCTGGCCACGGAGGCCACGTCCAGCCTGCTCGGGGGCATGCGCAACCAGATTGTCCCTGACGCCCACAAGGACCACGCTCTCAAGTGGCGCTCGGACAGTGCCCAGGACTGA